In one Chryseobacterium camelliae genomic region, the following are encoded:
- a CDS encoding RNA methyltransferase codes for MVQKLKLEELNRIDVETFKTVEKIPLVVVLDNIRSMHNVGATFRTADAFLIQKIILCGITPQPPHREIHKAALGATESVDWSHESDINTAINDLKSQGFEIVGIEQTTNSQIITDFTIDSSKKYAIILGNEVEGVSDEALPNIDTFLEIPQLGTKHSLNVSVCGGIVMWEFAKALK; via the coding sequence TTGGTACAAAAATTAAAACTGGAAGAACTCAACAGAATAGATGTAGAAACATTTAAAACGGTTGAAAAAATTCCTTTGGTAGTTGTTTTGGACAACATCAGAAGCATGCACAATGTAGGCGCCACTTTCAGAACTGCAGACGCTTTTTTAATTCAAAAGATTATTCTTTGCGGCATTACCCCGCAACCTCCTCACCGTGAAATCCATAAAGCGGCATTGGGCGCTACGGAAAGTGTTGATTGGAGCCACGAAAGTGATATTAATACTGCCATTAATGATTTAAAATCTCAGGGTTTTGAAATTGTAGGTATTGAACAAACAACGAACAGCCAGATAATCACTGATTTTACCATTGATTCATCAAAGAAATATGCTATTATTTTAGGAAATGAAGTGGAAGGAGTCAGTGACGAAGCTCTTCCCAACATCGATACTTTCTTAGAAATTCCACAACTGGGAACAAAGCATTCTTTAAATGTGAGCGTATGCGGCGGAATTGTAATGTGGGAGTTTGCAAAAGCCTTAAAATAA
- a CDS encoding cupin-like domain-containing protein, which yields MILESVDVVTDISKEDFQKNYFKKHKPLLIKNFASRWEAFDKWNFDFIREKAGEQEVPLYDNKPADAAKSSDAPVTHMKMKEYIDTIKSKPSDLRIFFYIITDRLPELLKNFTYPDLGMKFFKRLPTLFFGGSEAHVLMHYDVDLGDFLHIHFEGKKRILLFDQKQSAFLYKVPLSVHTIYDVDYENPDYEKFPALKHAKGFEIFMEHGDALFIPGAFWHFNRYLEPGFSMSLRALPNKPNVFASMLYHVFIMRYTDKLMRKLFKAKWVNYKQKWAYKKSSKALAKKV from the coding sequence ATGATTCTCGAAAGTGTAGATGTTGTAACAGATATCAGTAAAGAAGATTTCCAGAAAAATTACTTCAAAAAGCATAAGCCTCTTTTGATCAAAAATTTTGCGAGCCGTTGGGAGGCTTTCGACAAATGGAATTTTGACTTTATTCGTGAGAAGGCAGGTGAACAGGAAGTCCCTTTATACGACAATAAACCTGCAGATGCTGCAAAAAGTTCGGATGCTCCCGTTACGCATATGAAAATGAAGGAATATATCGATACCATAAAAAGTAAACCTTCAGATCTCAGAATTTTCTTTTATATTATTACAGACCGGCTTCCGGAGCTGTTGAAGAATTTCACCTATCCAGATTTAGGAATGAAGTTTTTTAAACGACTACCTACTTTATTTTTCGGAGGAAGTGAGGCTCATGTTTTAATGCATTACGATGTAGATCTGGGAGATTTTCTTCATATTCATTTTGAAGGAAAAAAGAGGATTTTACTATTCGATCAAAAACAGTCTGCATTTCTATATAAAGTTCCGTTGTCGGTTCATACAATCTATGATGTCGATTACGAGAACCCCGATTATGAAAAATTTCCTGCTTTAAAGCATGCGAAAGGTTTTGAAATCTTCATGGAACATGGTGATGCGCTTTTCATTCCGGGTGCTTTCTGGCATTTCAACAGGTATCTGGAACCCGGATTTTCGATGTCGCTCCGTGCGCTTCCCAACAAACCGAATGTTTTTGCGAGTATGCTGTATCATGTATTTATCATGCGATATACGGATAAATTGATGCGAAAACTTTTTAAAGCGAAGTGGGTGAATTACAAACAAAAATGGGCGTATAAGAAAAGCTCAAAAGCTTTGGCTAAAAAAGTATAA
- a CDS encoding bestrophin family protein, whose protein sequence is MRAYNTKHFLKILFSLHKSDTLKILFPSMILVGLYSWGIEYLEVEYLHLTSKSGISNVGMIHSLLGFVLSLLLVFRTNTAYDRWWEGRKLWGKLVNDSRNFAIKINSILENDRKDAEQIARYLKFFPHFLAKHLSKDSTRLALDEDYSEIEQSIKNHGPNEIIILLTYKLNQLKKEGKISEVEVLYLDTQLSGFLEVCGGCERIKNTPIPYSYSSFIKKFIILYVMALPVAYVISIGLFMIPLTVFVYYVLMSLELIAEEIEDPFNNDENDIPMEALAQNIERNVHQIMELKKLP, encoded by the coding sequence ATGAGAGCTTACAACACCAAACATTTTCTAAAAATCCTTTTCAGCCTGCATAAAAGTGATACTTTGAAAATCCTTTTTCCGAGTATGATCCTTGTAGGGCTCTATTCCTGGGGAATTGAATATTTAGAAGTCGAATATCTTCATCTTACCTCAAAATCGGGCATCAGTAATGTGGGAATGATTCATTCTTTGTTGGGTTTTGTCCTTTCTTTGTTGTTGGTATTCAGAACCAATACAGCTTATGACCGATGGTGGGAAGGAAGAAAGCTCTGGGGAAAACTGGTCAATGATTCCCGGAATTTTGCCATAAAAATCAATTCTATTCTCGAAAACGACAGAAAGGATGCCGAACAGATTGCAAGATACCTTAAGTTTTTTCCCCACTTCTTAGCCAAGCACCTTTCTAAAGATTCTACACGATTGGCCTTAGATGAGGACTATTCGGAAATTGAACAGTCCATAAAAAATCATGGTCCCAATGAAATTATCATTCTTTTGACATACAAACTAAATCAGTTAAAAAAAGAAGGCAAAATATCTGAAGTGGAAGTGTTGTATCTGGATACACAACTTAGCGGTTTTTTAGAGGTTTGCGGAGGATGCGAGAGAATTAAAAACACGCCAATTCCGTATTCTTACTCTTCTTTTATAAAAAAGTTTATCATTCTTTATGTCATGGCATTACCGGTTGCTTATGTGATCAGCATTGGTCTTTTTATGATTCCTCTTACCGTTTTTGTGTATTACGTTTTAATGAGTTTAGAGCTTATTGCCGAGGAAATTGAAGATCCCTTCAACAATGATGAGAATGATATCCCGATGGAAGCATTGGCACAGAATATTGAAAGAAACGTTCATCAGATTATGGAGCTGAAAAAACTTCCATAA